The DNA window ATGGCGGTTCCGGCGCACGATGAGCGCGACTGGGATTTTGCCAAAAAGTTCAACCTGCCAATTATTGAAGTCGTCGCGGGCGGCGATGTTCAAAACGCAGCCTACACCGATGTCGATGACGGTATTTTAGTAAACTCCGAGCTGATAGACGGCTTAAAGGTTGCCGATGCCAAGAAAAAGATCACCGAATGGCTCGAACAAAAAGGCATCGGAAAAAAGACGATCAACTATAAACTGCGCGACTGGGTGTTTTCGCGCCAGCGGTATTGGGGCGAACCCGTTCCGATGGTGCATTGCGAAAAATGCGGCTGGGCGCCGGTTCCCGAGGATCAGCTGCCGGTTACGCTGCCCGATGTCGAAGCCTACGAGCCGACCGATAACGGCGAATCCCCGTTATCCAAGGTAGACAGTTGGGTCAACACGACCTGCCCCCACTGCGGAGGACCTGCCAAACGCGAGACCGATGTCATGCCCAACTGGGCCGGTTCATCGTGGTATTTTATGCGTTACTGCGACCCGCACTGCGACACCGCTCCGGCCTCCAAAGAAGCGCTTGAATACTGGATGCCGGTCAACTGGTATAACGGCGGCATGGAGCACGTCACCCTGCACTTGCTCTATTCGCGCTTTTGGGCGAAGTTTTTATACGACATCGGTGTATCGCCCTGCAAAGAGCCCTATCTCAAGCGCACGGCGCACGCGATGATTTTAGCCGAAAACGGCGAGAAGATGTCCAAATCGCGCGGCAACGTCGTAAATCCCGATGACTATATCCGCGATTACGGAACCGACGTGCTGCGGCTGTATATCATGTTCATCGGCGACTTCGAAAAGGACGCCGTATGGTCGAATCAGGGCGTACGCGGCTGCAAGCGCTTTATCGACCGGGTCTGGGGCTTCAGGGATATTTTAGTAGATGGAAAAATGCGTCCTGAGATGGAATTCGATTTCCACAATTGCTTGAAAAAGGTCACCGAGGACACCGAAAACTTAAAATTCAACACCGCGATTGCCGCGATGATGACGCTTTCCAATACGATTTACGAAAAAGGAAGTATCACCAAAGAGGAATTTAAATTCTTTCTTTCGATGCTGTGCCCGTTCGCGCCGCATATCTGCTGTGAACTGTGGGAGATGTACGGATTCGGCGGTCTGGCAGTCAATGCGCCGTGGCCGGCGTTCGACCCCGCTAAATGTGTCGCGGACATGATTACGGTGGTCATTCAGATCAACGGAAAACTGCGGGGTGACATCCGGATTCCGGCCGGAAGCGACAACGCCGCGATGCTTGCCGCCGCCAAAGCCAACGATAAAGTTGCCGCATTGCTCGAAGGAAAGCAGATTATCAAAGAAATCTGCGTATCCGGCAAGCTTGTGAATTTCGTGGCGAAAGATTGAGTATCAATTCTCAAGCTGCCGCATAAGGATTGATTACATGATAAAACTGCTTGCAAAAATATTTATTAAGGACAGCAAAGACATCTCGTCGGAGCGGGTGCGCCGCTCCTACGGGGTGCTTTGCGGTTCGGTAGGCCTTTTCTTTAATATCTTGTTGTTTACAGGAAAATTTATTGCGGGCACGCTGGCGGGATCAATCGCAATCACCTCCGATGCGTTCAACAACCTGTCCGATGCCGGCTCTTCGACCGTAACGCTGTTGGGGTTCAAGCTGGCCGGACAAAAACCCGATCATCAGCATCCGTTCGGGCACGGGCGGCTGGAGTATATCTCCGGTTTGATCGTCTCGATGGTGATCGTGGTGATGGGTTTTCAACTGATGCTCGATTCGGTTAAGAAAGTGATTACCCCCGAAACCCCCGAGTTCTCGCTGCTTGCGATAGGAGTTCTGGTCGCCTCCATCTGTGTCAAGTCGTACATGGCCCTCTATTACCGCAGCTATTCCAAAAAGCTCGGCTCTCCCACACTGTTTGCCGCGATGATCGATTCGCTTTCCGACTGTGTGGCCACCTCTGTGGTCTTGATCACAACTCTGCTGACTAAATTTGTCGGTATTAATCTCGACGGCGTCGGCGGTATGTTCGTGGCCGGATTCATTCTTTACACCGGAGTTCGTGCAATGATTGAAACGGTAAACCCGCTGCTGGGCGGGCCGCCTTCGCGCGAGTTGGTCGGACATATCACGGATATTGTGCTGTCGCATGATCAAGTGACCGGCATTCACGACTTAATCGTGCATGACTACGGGCCCGGCAGATGCATGATCTCGCTGCACGCCGAAGTCCCGGAAGACGGCGACTTACTTGCGCTGCACGATGTGGTCGACAACATCGAACACGACCTGCGCGACGAACTCGGCTGTTTGGCGGTCATCCACATGGACCCGATCAGCAAAGACAACGAGAACGTGAATCAGCTCAAAGAACGGGTGGAGGGAAAACTCAAAACCCTCGGGGACGGCATCACGACGCATGATTTTCGGATCGTGCGCGGTCCGACACACACCAATGTGATCTTCGATGCGGTTATTCCGTATCAGGTGAAAATCACCGCTAAAGAAGCACGTGAAAAGATTGCAGTTCTGATAAAATCAATCGATAAAAATCTCAATGCCGTGGTCGATATCGACAGACCGTATGAGGCGGATGAGAATTCAGATGATGCGAAAGGATGAAAACAAAATGCTCGACATCAGAAACCTGACCAAAACTTACGGGGACAAAAAGGCGGTTGATAATCTGTCGCTGCACATCTATCCCGGGGAAATCCATGGGTTTATCGGACACAACGGCGCGGGAAAAACCACGACCATCAAGGCCTGCTGCGGGATTTTGGGTTTTGAAGGCGGACAGATTTTCGTGGACGGCATTTCCGTCGCCGAAAAACCGCTGGAGGTTAAAAAGCGGATTGCGTACATCCCCGACAATCCCGATCTGTATGAATTCATGCCGGCAATTAAATATTTAAATTTCGTTGCCGATGTATACAGCATCTCCAAAAAAGAGCGCGAGGAATCGATCGCGCGGTATGCCGATCTGTTTGAACTGACCTCTGAACTGGCCCAACCGATCAGCGCCTATTCCCACGGCATGAAGCAGAAGCTCTCCATCATCGCCGCGCTGGTCCATAAACCCAGGCTGATGCTGATGGACGAGCCGTTTGTCGGTCTCGACCCGGTCGCAGCGCACACGGTAAAGGAACTGATGCGCGGCATCTGCGACAAAGGCGGTGCCATTTTTTTCTCGACCCATGTGCTTGAGGTCGCCGAAAAGCTCTGCGACAACATCACAATCATCAAAAACGGCCGTCTGATCGTGACAGGAAAGACCGATACGGTGCGCGGCAACAGCTCGCTGGAGGATGTATTTCTTGAGCTTGCCGAGGATAAGTCCAAGTAACCGCCGTCTCTAGGGAAAGAAGGTCGAATATGTTTAAAACACTGCTTGCCACCCGGATGTCGATGTTGTTCTCGATGATGTTCGGAAAGTTTAATAAAGGCAAAAAGCGTTCTCCCGGAATCAAGGTCTTGTATATTTTGCTCGGTGTTTACGGAGTCGGCGCTGTGATGTTCGGGTTTGGGGCAATGTTCTCTTCGATGGCTCAGTCGCTGCCCCAGATCGGCCGCGCATGGCTGTATTTCGCTATGATCGCAATCATGAGCCTCGCGTTTGGCTTTATCGGAAGCATCTTTATGACCGAAAAGCTGCTGTTTGAGTCCACCGACAATGATATGTTGCTGGCAATGCCGATTCCGCCGGGTTATATTCTCGGTTCGAGATTGGTGACGCTGTTGATTTTGCAATATCTATACAGCGCGTTGGTTTTTATCCCCGCAGGCGTTGTCTATGCGATGTATGCCGGGACTTCGTTTTTGGGCTGGGTCTTTTATGTTCTGACGTTTCTGTTGCTGTCGCCCTTTGTGACCGCATTAACGGCGCTTTGCGGCTGGATTGTCGCACTGATCAATTCACGGATCGCCCGGAAAAACATCGTAAGCACCGTTTTCATGATGGTGTTCTTTTTAGGGTTTATGTACATCTACATGAACCTCAACAATTATATCGGCCGGGTTATTTTAAATGGCCAGGAAATCGCAAACTCCTGGCAGAGCGGTTTCCCGCCGATTTACTGGATCGGCAGCGCCTGCGCCGACGGGAGCGTCACAGGATTTATATTGTCTGCGGTCTTCTGTCTGGTGCCGTTCGCGGTTGCCTATGGGTTGCTTTCCGCCAATTTTCTCAAGATCGCAACCACCAAGAAGAGCGCTGCAAAAGTAAAATATGTCCGAAAAGAACTCAAGACGCAATCGGCGCGAAAGGCTATGATTGTCAAGGAGATCAAACGCTTTTTCACGCTTCCGATCTATTTCTTCAATTGCGGATTCGGCGCGATCATGTTGATCGCTGCGGCAGTGTTTATTGTGATCAAAGGACCCGATTTGGTTCCGATACTGAGCAAGGAATTCCAGCTGGAAAGTATGAGCGGTCTGGTATGCGCGTTGGTTTGCGGCGTAATCGGATTTTGCAATCTG is part of the Oscillospiraceae bacterium genome and encodes:
- a CDS encoding cation diffusion facilitator family transporter is translated as MIKLLAKIFIKDSKDISSERVRRSYGVLCGSVGLFFNILLFTGKFIAGTLAGSIAITSDAFNNLSDAGSSTVTLLGFKLAGQKPDHQHPFGHGRLEYISGLIVSMVIVVMGFQLMLDSVKKVITPETPEFSLLAIGVLVASICVKSYMALYYRSYSKKLGSPTLFAAMIDSLSDCVATSVVLITTLLTKFVGINLDGVGGMFVAGFILYTGVRAMIETVNPLLGGPPSRELVGHITDIVLSHDQVTGIHDLIVHDYGPGRCMISLHAEVPEDGDLLALHDVVDNIEHDLRDELGCLAVIHMDPISKDNENVNQLKERVEGKLKTLGDGITTHDFRIVRGPTHTNVIFDAVIPYQVKITAKEAREKIAVLIKSIDKNLNAVVDIDRPYEADENSDDAKG
- a CDS encoding ABC transporter ATP-binding protein, whose protein sequence is MLDIRNLTKTYGDKKAVDNLSLHIYPGEIHGFIGHNGAGKTTTIKACCGILGFEGGQIFVDGISVAEKPLEVKKRIAYIPDNPDLYEFMPAIKYLNFVADVYSISKKEREESIARYADLFELTSELAQPISAYSHGMKQKLSIIAALVHKPRLMLMDEPFVGLDPVAAHTVKELMRGICDKGGAIFFSTHVLEVAEKLCDNITIIKNGRLIVTGKTDTVRGNSSLEDVFLELAEDKSK
- the leuS gene encoding leucine--tRNA ligase, encoding MAERYDFASIEKKWQDNWEVTKPYKAVQGGGKPPYYVLVEFPYPSGEGLHIGHPRPYTAMDIIARKRRMQGYNVLFPIGWDAFGLPTENYAIKNKIHPAKVTKRNIERFRKQIKSMGMSFDWDREVDTTDPSYYKWTQWIFLQLYKNGLAYKKEIPVNWCTKCKIVLANEEVVGGVCERCGGEVVRKVKSQWMLKITAYAQRLIDDLADLDFVDRVKTQEINWIGRSEGAEVNFETTEGDIVTVFTTRPDTLFGATYMVMSPEHTLIDKWKNKLKNAADVAAYQEEAGKKSDFERTELVKDKTGVSLDGVMAINPVNGQTIPIFISDYVLAGYGTGAIMAVPAHDERDWDFAKKFNLPIIEVVAGGDVQNAAYTDVDDGILVNSELIDGLKVADAKKKITEWLEQKGIGKKTINYKLRDWVFSRQRYWGEPVPMVHCEKCGWAPVPEDQLPVTLPDVEAYEPTDNGESPLSKVDSWVNTTCPHCGGPAKRETDVMPNWAGSSWYFMRYCDPHCDTAPASKEALEYWMPVNWYNGGMEHVTLHLLYSRFWAKFLYDIGVSPCKEPYLKRTAHAMILAENGEKMSKSRGNVVNPDDYIRDYGTDVLRLYIMFIGDFEKDAVWSNQGVRGCKRFIDRVWGFRDILVDGKMRPEMEFDFHNCLKKVTEDTENLKFNTAIAAMMTLSNTIYEKGSITKEEFKFFLSMLCPFAPHICCELWEMYGFGGLAVNAPWPAFDPAKCVADMITVVIQINGKLRGDIRIPAGSDNAAMLAAAKANDKVAALLEGKQIIKEICVSGKLVNFVAKD